A part of Rhopalosiphum maidis isolate BTI-1 chromosome 3, ASM367621v3, whole genome shotgun sequence genomic DNA contains:
- the LOC113557855 gene encoding uncharacterized protein LOC113557855: MAGSIADNATLYNEKKKAFTYVPPTPPAELIESTSYTLDFTARKCIIVGIDPTEQLQTVVLLLTSSRYVKISTDFIRRIFSLMGNVLSFILDTPQNYKRTIFLETDSYKISSMVYSGSNVLVIESKTEDGCRVLLKRIDLIKLQELEWCITVSIKEKEANIKPKIIKQINNYCEYLREKCLQSDSPPNNLREMEIFIRNVEVRQSMDTPNLSQIKMFATKQLAELCVARRNARNSEVPYDKNFKRLSSLSPNFSTIMDETAKLYEDIDACDEINPLEDDNLVKYEYSPISPNYSPDNNISIKQEVATTSILAKVIYIISVFK; the protein is encoded by the exons atggcTGGTTCAATCGCTGACAACGCTACCTTATACAATGAGAAGAAGAAGGCTTTCACTTATGTACCACCAACACCTCCGGCTGAACTCATCGAGTCTACATCTTACACGTTAGACTTTACAGctagaaaatgtataattgtcgGTATCGATCCAACAGAACAACTTCAAACAGTTGTTCTTTTATTAACATCGTCACGTTATGTGAAAATTAGTACAGATTTTATAAGACGGATATTCTCGCTTATGGGTAACGTACTATCTTTTATATTAGACACGCCACAAAATTATAAGCGAACCATATTTCTCGAAACcgattcttataaaatatcgagTATGGTGTATAGCGGTTCAAACGTTCTAGTAATTGAATCTAAGACTGAAGACGGATGTAGAGTTTTATTAAAGcgtatagatttaataaaactccAAGAATTAGAATGGTGTATTACTGTTAGTATTAAAGAAAAAGAAGCGAACATAaaacctaaaattattaaacaaattaataattattgcgaGTATTTGAGGGAAAAATGCTTGCAATCGGATTCACCACCCAACAATTTGAGGGAAATGGAAATTTTCATTAGGAACGTTGAAGTCAGGCAGAGTATGGACACACCTAATCTCagtcaaattaaaatgtttgcgACTAAACAATTGGCGGAACTTTGTGTAGCTCGTCGGAACGCACGAAACTCAGAAgtg ccATATGACAAGAATTTCAAAAGGTTGTCATCTTTGTCACCTAACTTTTCAACAATAATGGATGAAACGGCTAAATTGTATGAAGACATTGATGCATGTGATGAAATCAATCCGTTGGAGGATGATAATTTAGTTAag TATGAGTATTCACCGATATCACCAAACTATTCTCCAGACaacaatatatcaattaaacaGGAAGTTGCCACTACATCTATTCTAGCtaaggtaatttatataatatctgtcttcaaataa